One genomic window of Myxocyprinus asiaticus isolate MX2 ecotype Aquarium Trade chromosome 5, UBuf_Myxa_2, whole genome shotgun sequence includes the following:
- the LOC127440812 gene encoding gastrula zinc finger protein XlCGF57.1-like isoform X1 encodes MIVKMEFIKEERENMRVTEACRVKNEETEEHGDLMEVKEESLELNEVEKKHQYLEPDNVSAGEKSFLRFIQSENYISQIETGAKNPIICPQCGKSFTKRGTLKIHMRIHTGERPYTCDQCGKGFTKRGTLKSHMKIHTGERLYTCDQCGLNYTHKKSLEIHTRTHAGEKPFACQQCGKICKHKRSLQIHMRTHSGEKPYICPQCGRSYTRPSNFRIHMRIHSGENPFTCPQCGKNFTRKENLEVHIRTHTGEKPFACPQCGKSFTHPSNFRIHMRIHSGEKPFTCPQCGKTYTNKRSFQMHIRTHSGENPFACPQCGKNFTRKENLEVHIRTHTGEKPFTCPQCGKCFTHRSNFRIHIRIHTDKKPYSSHQCGKCFRNYIRLSHGNNSSEKLHQCSGAIFIKPHKVKC; translated from the coding sequence atcTGATGGAAGTTAAAGAGGAAAGTctagaactgaatgaagtggagaaGAAACATCAGTATCTTGAACCTGATAATGTCTCCGCTGGAGAAAAATCTTTTCTTCGATTCATACAGAGTGAAAATTATATCTCACAGATAGAAACAGGAGCCAAAAATCCTATTATCTGtcctcaatgtggaaagagtttcacaaaaaGAGGAACCCTTAAgattcacatgagaattcacactggagagaggccttacacatgtgatcagtgtggaaagggtttcacAAAAAGAGGAACCCTTAAGAGTCACATGAAAATTCACACCGGAGAGAGGCTTtacacatgtgatcagtgtggattgaattacacacacaaaaaatcccttGAAATTCACACGAGAACTCAtgctggagagaagcctttcgcATGCCAGCAGTGTGGAAAGATTTGCAAACACAAAAGAAGTCTTCAGATTCACATGAGAACTCACTCTGGTGAGAAGCCTTACATttgccctcagtgtggaaggaGTTACACACGTCCATCAAACTTTAGgattcacatgagaattcactctggagagaatcctttcacatgccctcagtgtggaaagaatttCACACGTAAAGAAAACCTTGAGGTTCACATTAGgactcacactggagagaagcctttcgcatgccctcagtgtgggaagagtttcacacATCCATCAAACTTTAGGATTCATATGagaattcactctggagagaagcctttcacatgccctcagtgtggaaagacttACACAAACAAAAGAAGCTTTCAGATGCACATTCGAACTCACTCTGGAGAGAATCCTTTcgcatgccctcagtgtggaaagaatttCACACGTAAAGAAAACCTTGAGGTTCACATTAGgactcacactggagagaagcctttcacatgccctcagtgtgggaaGTGTTTCACACACCGATCAAACTTTAGGATTCACATTAGAATTCACACAGATAAAAAGCCTTACTCATCCCATCAATGTGGAAAGTGTTTCAGAAATTATATAAGGCTAAGTCATGGTAACAATTCTAGTGAGAAATTACACCAATGTTCAGGGGCCATATTTATAAAGCCACATAAAGTAAAATGTTAG
- the LOC127440812 gene encoding zinc finger protein 239-like isoform X2 — translation MQNKTDLMEVKEESLELNEVEKKHQYLEPDNVSAGEKSFLRFIQSENYISQIETGAKNPIICPQCGKSFTKRGTLKIHMRIHTGERPYTCDQCGKGFTKRGTLKSHMKIHTGERLYTCDQCGLNYTHKKSLEIHTRTHAGEKPFACQQCGKICKHKRSLQIHMRTHSGEKPYICPQCGRSYTRPSNFRIHMRIHSGENPFTCPQCGKNFTRKENLEVHIRTHTGEKPFACPQCGKSFTHPSNFRIHMRIHSGEKPFTCPQCGKTYTNKRSFQMHIRTHSGENPFACPQCGKNFTRKENLEVHIRTHTGEKPFTCPQCGKCFTHRSNFRIHIRIHTDKKPYSSHQCGKCFRNYIRLSHGNNSSEKLHQCSGAIFIKPHKVKC, via the coding sequence atcTGATGGAAGTTAAAGAGGAAAGTctagaactgaatgaagtggagaaGAAACATCAGTATCTTGAACCTGATAATGTCTCCGCTGGAGAAAAATCTTTTCTTCGATTCATACAGAGTGAAAATTATATCTCACAGATAGAAACAGGAGCCAAAAATCCTATTATCTGtcctcaatgtggaaagagtttcacaaaaaGAGGAACCCTTAAgattcacatgagaattcacactggagagaggccttacacatgtgatcagtgtggaaagggtttcacAAAAAGAGGAACCCTTAAGAGTCACATGAAAATTCACACCGGAGAGAGGCTTtacacatgtgatcagtgtggattgaattacacacacaaaaaatcccttGAAATTCACACGAGAACTCAtgctggagagaagcctttcgcATGCCAGCAGTGTGGAAAGATTTGCAAACACAAAAGAAGTCTTCAGATTCACATGAGAACTCACTCTGGTGAGAAGCCTTACATttgccctcagtgtggaaggaGTTACACACGTCCATCAAACTTTAGgattcacatgagaattcactctggagagaatcctttcacatgccctcagtgtggaaagaatttCACACGTAAAGAAAACCTTGAGGTTCACATTAGgactcacactggagagaagcctttcgcatgccctcagtgtgggaagagtttcacacATCCATCAAACTTTAGGATTCATATGagaattcactctggagagaagcctttcacatgccctcagtgtggaaagacttACACAAACAAAAGAAGCTTTCAGATGCACATTCGAACTCACTCTGGAGAGAATCCTTTcgcatgccctcagtgtggaaagaatttCACACGTAAAGAAAACCTTGAGGTTCACATTAGgactcacactggagagaagcctttcacatgccctcagtgtgggaaGTGTTTCACACACCGATCAAACTTTAGGATTCACATTAGAATTCACACAGATAAAAAGCCTTACTCATCCCATCAATGTGGAAAGTGTTTCAGAAATTATATAAGGCTAAGTCATGGTAACAATTCTAGTGAGAAATTACACCAATGTTCAGGGGCCATATTTATAAAGCCACATAAAGTAAAATGTTAG